One Nostoc sp. UHCC 0302 DNA window includes the following coding sequences:
- a CDS encoding ParB N-terminal domain-containing protein — protein sequence MPRKQSDIKCHHQQLEELTYHPYIFLFPPLSPEEFQNLRADIAINGQGIAITVLKGTNQIIDGRHRYEICKELGIKQKIDHVDLTQSQILWKVISLNVKRRHLSESQRAAIAADIANLQHGGDRISENLKLF from the coding sequence ATGCCTAGAAAACAATCTGATATCAAATGCCATCACCAGCAATTAGAAGAATTAACTTACCATCCCTATATTTTCTTGTTTCCACCTCTTAGCCCAGAAGAATTTCAAAATTTGAGGGCAGACATTGCTATCAACGGGCAAGGTATAGCAATTACAGTCCTAAAAGGGACTAACCAGATTATTGATGGTCGGCATCGCTATGAGATTTGTAAAGAATTAGGTATTAAACAGAAGATTGACCATGTTGACTTAACTCAATCCCAAATTTTGTGGAAAGTTATTTCACTCAACGTTAAACGACGGCATTTGAGTGAAAGCCAAAGGGCGGCTATTGCTGCTGATATTGCAAATTTACAACATGGTGGGGATAGAATATCAGAAAATTTAAAGCTATTTTAG
- a CDS encoding phosphoglycerate kinase, with product MSKKSLASLSAADISGKRALVRVDFNVPVDDQGKITDDTRIRAALPTIQDLTQKGAKVILVSHFGRPKGVDDKLRLTPVAKRLSELLGQEVVKTDDSIGDEVAAKVGALQNGQVLLLENVRFYKEEEKNDSEFAQKLAANADFYVNDAFGTAHRAHASTEGVTKFLSPSVAGYLVEKELQYLQSAIEQPQRPLAAIIGGSKVSSKIGVIETLLEKCDKLIIGGGMIFTFYKARGLSVGKSLVEEDKLELAKSLEAKAKERGVALLLPTDVVVADNFAPDANSQTVSIENIPDGWMGLDIGPDSVKVFQEALADTKTVIWNGPMGVFEFDKFAVGTEAIAHTLAEIGKTGTTTIIGGGDSVAAVEKVGLADQMSHISTGGGASLELLEGKVLPGIAALDEA from the coding sequence GTGTCCAAAAAAAGTTTAGCAAGTTTATCTGCCGCTGATATTTCCGGTAAACGCGCTTTGGTGCGGGTTGACTTTAATGTGCCTGTGGATGACCAAGGCAAAATCACAGACGATACTCGCATTCGCGCTGCACTGCCAACTATCCAAGATTTAACGCAAAAGGGAGCTAAGGTAATTCTCGTCAGCCATTTTGGTCGTCCCAAGGGTGTGGATGACAAACTGCGCCTGACTCCGGTTGCCAAGCGCCTTTCCGAGTTGTTGGGACAAGAAGTCGTGAAGACTGATGACTCTATCGGGGATGAAGTTGCAGCTAAAGTTGGCGCGTTGCAAAATGGCCAAGTGCTGTTATTGGAAAATGTCCGTTTTTACAAAGAAGAAGAAAAAAACGACTCAGAATTTGCCCAAAAATTGGCAGCTAATGCCGATTTTTATGTAAATGATGCTTTTGGTACTGCACACCGCGCTCATGCTTCTACTGAAGGTGTGACCAAATTCCTGAGTCCTTCTGTGGCTGGATATTTGGTTGAGAAGGAATTGCAATATTTGCAAAGCGCAATTGAACAGCCCCAACGCCCTTTGGCGGCAATTATCGGTGGTTCTAAAGTTTCTAGTAAAATTGGCGTGATTGAAACGCTACTAGAGAAGTGCGACAAGCTAATCATCGGCGGTGGAATGATTTTCACATTCTACAAAGCCCGTGGTTTGAGTGTTGGTAAATCTCTGGTGGAAGAAGACAAGCTAGAACTGGCGAAGTCTTTGGAAGCCAAGGCTAAAGAACGTGGTGTTGCTTTATTGCTTCCCACAGATGTGGTAGTGGCGGATAACTTTGCCCCAGATGCCAATTCTCAAACTGTTAGCATTGAGAACATCCCTGATGGTTGGATGGGTTTGGATATTGGCCCAGACTCCGTTAAAGTCTTCCAAGAAGCCCTTGCAGATACCAAGACGGTGATTTGGAATGGGCCGATGGGTGTGTTTGAGTTTGACAAGTTTGCCGTAGGTACAGAAGCGATCGCTCATACCCTGGCTGAAATCGGTAAAACTGGCACAACCACAATCATCGGTGGCGGAGACTCAGTGGCGGCTGTGGAAAAGGTCGGTTTAGCCGACCAAATGAGCCACATCTCCACCGGCGGCGGCGCTAGCTTGGAGTTACTCGAAGGCAAGGTACTGCCCGGTATCGCAGCTTTAGATGAAGCGTAA
- a CDS encoding DEAD/DEAH box helicase — translation MSFSNLGLSDEIIRAVTELGYTKPTPIQMQAIPAVLSGSDLLAGAQTGTGKTAGFTLPLLHRLSSDKNFKDTSNGYSPIRALILTPTRELAAQVEESAREYGKYLNLNTMAMFGGVSINPQKRLLKGRVDILVATPGRLLDHVQQGTLNLSHIEVLVLDEADRMLDMGFIRDIRRILSLLPKQRQNLLFFATFSDKIKALAAGLLNHPKMIEVARRNVTAETVAQKVYKVDRDRKRQLLAHLIREDNWYQVLVFTRTKYGADRLVKQLGDERIQALAIHGNKSQTARTHALAKFKNGSLQVLVATDIAARGLDISELPHVVNFDLPNVPEDYVHRIGRTGRAGASGEAISLVSADEYPLLRDIEKLIEQRLPFEVIAAIGANAHSKPEAIPDASKHRPRPQGDKRPARSTAKASPQTSGKQSAARTIIGDKNSSGSSSGLRRRVKRDR, via the coding sequence ATGTCTTTTTCTAATCTCGGCTTGTCTGATGAAATTATTCGTGCTGTCACTGAGCTAGGCTATACCAAACCTACGCCAATCCAAATGCAGGCGATTCCTGCTGTATTGTCGGGTAGCGATCTGTTAGCTGGCGCACAAACAGGTACTGGCAAGACCGCAGGCTTTACCCTGCCGCTGCTGCATAGATTATCGTCTGACAAGAACTTTAAAGACACATCTAATGGATACTCACCGATCCGGGCGCTGATTCTCACCCCGACTCGCGAACTCGCTGCACAGGTTGAAGAAAGTGCGCGTGAGTACGGTAAGTATCTGAATTTGAACACGATGGCTATGTTCGGCGGAGTCAGCATTAATCCCCAAAAACGGCTTTTGAAGGGACGTGTGGATATTCTGGTTGCTACACCAGGGCGGCTGCTTGACCATGTGCAACAGGGTACGTTGAACCTGTCGCATATTGAAGTTTTGGTGCTAGATGAAGCAGATCGGATGCTGGATATGGGTTTTATTCGTGATATCCGCCGCATTCTCTCGCTCCTACCCAAACAGCGACAGAACCTGCTATTCTTCGCCACTTTCTCGGACAAAATCAAGGCACTCGCCGCTGGGCTGCTCAATCACCCGAAAATGATCGAGGTGGCACGCCGCAACGTTACTGCTGAAACAGTGGCGCAGAAAGTCTACAAGGTAGACCGTGATCGAAAGCGCCAATTACTTGCTCATCTGATTCGGGAAGACAATTGGTATCAAGTGTTAGTGTTCACTCGTACTAAGTATGGCGCTGACCGTTTGGTTAAGCAGTTGGGCGACGAGCGAATTCAAGCGCTGGCTATCCACGGTAATAAGAGCCAGACAGCACGTACCCACGCTCTAGCAAAGTTCAAGAACGGCAGTTTACAGGTATTAGTGGCAACAGATATTGCAGCCCGTGGTCTTGATATCAGCGAACTACCTCATGTCGTCAACTTTGATCTGCCCAATGTCCCAGAAGATTATGTTCATCGCATTGGTCGCACTGGTCGTGCTGGTGCATCAGGTGAAGCTATATCACTGGTGTCCGCCGATGAATACCCTCTCTTGAGAGATATTGAAAAGCTGATTGAACAGCGCTTGCCATTTGAAGTCATTGCTGCCATTGGAGCCAATGCCCACAGCAAGCCTGAAGCAATTCCAGACGCGAGCAAACATAGACCTAGACCGCAAGGCGACAAGCGTCCGGCTCGCTCTACTGCTAAAGCGTCGCCACAAACATCGGGTAAACAATCGGCAGCACGAACCATCATAGGTGACAAAAATTCCAGTGGTAGTTCATCTGGATTACGCCGTAGAGTTAAACGCGATCGCTGA
- the hemW gene encoding radical SAM family heme chaperone HemW: MHQKVNLIGIPSSAYVHIPFCRRRCFYCDFPVSVVGDRLRGETSGTISQYVEVLCHEIAITPAFDQPLKTIFFGGGTPSLLATAQLQRIVDALDKRFGIATGAEISMEIDPGTFDLAHIAGYRRVGVNRVSLGVQAFQEELLQISGRSHSLADVFAAVELISKVEIPNFSLDLISGLPHQSLDQWQDSLEKAIASNPNHISIYDLTIEPGTAFGRYYKPGDNPLPTDESTVKMYQMGQQVLTSAGYQHYEISNYAKPGHQCQHNRVYWENRPYYGFGMGAASYVEGKRFTRPRKTKEYYQWVQAGNVIDCEVTPPQEVLLETLMLGLRLAEGVSLSTLAEAFGEEKVEEICRHLQPYFNKGWVEVVGERLRLSDPQGFLFSNVVLAKLFEKLGE, translated from the coding sequence ATGCATCAAAAAGTTAATCTTATTGGCATCCCAAGTTCTGCTTATGTACATATTCCTTTTTGCAGACGGCGGTGCTTTTATTGTGATTTCCCTGTGTCTGTGGTGGGCGATCGCCTGCGGGGTGAAACATCTGGTACGATCTCCCAATATGTCGAGGTGTTATGTCATGAAATTGCCATTACACCAGCCTTTGATCAACCCCTGAAGACAATTTTTTTTGGTGGTGGTACTCCTTCGCTGCTAGCAACAGCACAGTTACAACGCATAGTTGACGCGCTAGATAAGCGTTTTGGTATTGCTACTGGCGCAGAGATTTCAATGGAAATTGACCCAGGCACATTTGATTTAGCACATATAGCAGGCTACCGCCGCGTCGGTGTAAACCGGGTCAGTTTGGGCGTACAAGCTTTTCAAGAAGAATTATTGCAAATTTCGGGGCGATCGCACTCGCTTGCAGATGTTTTTGCAGCTGTAGAACTAATCAGCAAAGTCGAGATTCCCAATTTCAGTTTAGACTTAATTTCTGGGTTGCCACATCAGTCTTTAGATCAGTGGCAGGATTCTTTAGAGAAAGCGATCGCCAGCAATCCTAATCATATATCTATATATGACCTGACTATCGAGCCGGGGACTGCTTTTGGACGTTACTATAAACCCGGTGACAATCCTTTGCCAACCGATGAAAGCACAGTCAAAATGTACCAAATGGGGCAACAAGTTTTGACTAGTGCAGGTTATCAGCATTATGAAATTTCTAACTATGCCAAGCCTGGGCATCAGTGTCAGCATAATCGGGTTTATTGGGAAAATCGACCTTATTACGGCTTTGGTATGGGTGCAGCGAGTTATGTAGAGGGGAAAAGGTTTACTCGTCCGCGTAAGACTAAAGAGTATTACCAATGGGTGCAAGCTGGCAATGTGATTGATTGTGAAGTGACTCCACCACAAGAAGTATTATTAGAAACCTTAATGTTGGGCTTGCGTTTGGCAGAGGGTGTGAGTTTATCAACTTTAGCAGAAGCTTTTGGGGAAGAAAAGGTAGAGGAAATTTGTAGGCATTTGCAACCTTATTTTAATAAAGGCTGGGTGGAAGTTGTAGGAGAAAGGTTGCGTTTAAGTGATCCCCAAGGGTTTTTGTTTTCTAACGTGGTGTTGGCAAAGTTATTTGAGAAGTTGGGGGAATAA
- a CDS encoding VOC family protein, with protein MKTTGIHHVAIICSDYELSKKFYVEVLGFSIIQETFRAERNSYKLDLRVGENDQIELFSFPNPPERVGKPEACGLRHLAFKVDDIEQTVFYLKSHGIDAEDIRIDEITNKKFTFFQDPDNLPLEIYES; from the coding sequence ATGAAAACAACAGGCATCCATCATGTAGCCATTATTTGTTCTGACTATGAGCTATCGAAAAAATTTTATGTTGAAGTTCTAGGTTTTTCGATTATTCAAGAGACTTTTCGTGCTGAGAGAAATTCTTATAAATTAGATTTACGAGTTGGTGAAAATGACCAAATCGAGTTATTTTCTTTTCCCAATCCCCCAGAAAGAGTTGGTAAACCAGAAGCGTGTGGTTTAAGACATCTCGCTTTTAAAGTTGATGATATAGAGCAAACTGTTTTTTACTTGAAATCTCACGGTATAGATGCAGAAGACATCAGAATTGATGAAATCACAAATAAGAAATTTACTTTCTTTCAAGACCCTGATAACTTACCGTTAGAAATTTATGAGAGTTAA
- a CDS encoding universal stress protein, with amino-acid sequence MFKTVLFPIDQSREAREAADVVANVVQKYGSRLVLLSVVEEPSPEEPNADPLNADPMVSPEVVAKLLQNARSLFSQQGIQAEVLERQGKPAFTICDVADEIEASLIIMGCRGLGLTEEGATDSVTTRVINLSPCPVLIVP; translated from the coding sequence ATGTTTAAGACAGTTCTATTTCCAATCGATCAAAGCCGGGAAGCGCGGGAAGCTGCTGATGTAGTTGCCAACGTCGTGCAGAAGTACGGCAGTCGGTTAGTGCTGCTATCTGTAGTGGAAGAACCTTCCCCAGAAGAGCCTAATGCAGATCCACTTAATGCAGATCCAATGGTCTCACCAGAGGTAGTTGCCAAACTGCTGCAAAATGCTCGCTCTTTATTTTCTCAGCAAGGAATTCAAGCCGAAGTTTTGGAGAGGCAAGGCAAGCCAGCATTTACCATCTGCGATGTCGCCGATGAAATTGAGGCGAGTTTAATCATCATGGGTTGTCGTGGACTTGGCTTAACTGAAGAGGGTGCAACTGATAGCGTTACTACGCGCGTAATTAATCTTTCGCCTTGTCCAGTATTGATTGTTCCGTGA
- a CDS encoding DUF5615 family PIN-like protein: MASLYADEQFPLAVIKLLRTLGHDILTVQESGNAGVADPDVLAFAVNHQRAMLTQNRRDFIRLHNIKPDHTGIIICTEDRNLERLAQRIHERISAEETLNAKLIRVNRPAV, from the coding sequence ATGGCGAGTCTGTATGCTGATGAACAATTTCCTTTGGCAGTTATAAAATTACTACGCACTCTCGGTCACGATATTTTAACAGTTCAAGAATCAGGAAATGCTGGAGTTGCTGACCCAGATGTGTTAGCTTTTGCCGTGAATCATCAGAGAGCCATGTTGACACAAAATCGTCGTGATTTCATCCGGCTACATAATATAAAACCTGACCATACTGGCATAATTATCTGTACAGAAGATAGAAACTTGGAAAGACTTGCACAACGTATTCATGAGAGAATCTCTGCTGAAGAAACCTTAAACGCTAAATTGATTAGAGTTAATCGTCCGGCAGTCTGA
- a CDS encoding PIN/TRAM domain-containing protein has translation MLDAIIIFSFILAASGIGFYSTELLPNGTLDRVTNLEALRLVVAAFAAIIGGAIGLSFQTTYRRLEAQIREMPLEVILTRAIGLVIGLLLANLMLAPLFLLPIPADFSFIKPLVAVVGSIILSVTGMNLADTHGRGLLRFINPNTVESMVVEGTLKPANTKVLDTSCIIDGRIEALLETGFLEGQIIVPQFVLQELQQVADASKDQKRVRGRRGLEILNRIREAYPDRILINALDYEDIATVDAKLVRFAQEINGTLLTNDYNLSKVASVQKVPVLNVNDLVNAVRPSYLPGDNLDLKILKEGKEPSQGIGYLDDGTMVVVEEGSSYVGGELRVVVTSALQTTAGRMIFAKPQASALA, from the coding sequence ATGCTTGACGCCATTATTATTTTCTCATTTATCTTAGCAGCGTCGGGAATAGGGTTCTATAGCACTGAACTGCTACCTAATGGAACACTAGACCGAGTAACGAATCTCGAAGCTTTACGCTTAGTTGTCGCTGCCTTTGCCGCCATTATTGGCGGTGCAATTGGGCTGAGTTTCCAAACGACATATCGTCGCCTAGAAGCACAAATTCGAGAAATGCCTCTCGAAGTGATTTTAACTCGTGCTATTGGCTTGGTGATTGGGCTATTACTAGCGAACCTCATGCTAGCCCCACTATTTTTACTACCCATCCCAGCAGATTTTAGCTTTATTAAGCCACTCGTGGCAGTAGTCGGCAGTATTATACTTTCTGTCACTGGCATGAATTTGGCAGATACCCACGGACGGGGCTTATTGCGATTCATTAATCCCAACACCGTGGAATCGATGGTAGTAGAAGGGACGCTAAAACCAGCTAATACCAAGGTTTTAGATACCAGTTGTATTATTGATGGTCGCATTGAAGCACTACTAGAAACAGGCTTTTTGGAAGGACAAATTATTGTGCCGCAGTTTGTCTTGCAAGAACTCCAACAAGTAGCCGATGCTAGCAAAGATCAAAAGCGGGTAAGGGGACGGCGAGGATTAGAAATTCTCAACCGCATTCGAGAAGCTTATCCCGATCGCATCCTGATTAACGCACTTGACTACGAAGATATTGCCACAGTAGATGCTAAGTTAGTGCGTTTCGCCCAAGAAATCAACGGTACACTGCTAACCAACGACTACAACTTATCTAAAGTTGCCAGCGTTCAGAAAGTGCCTGTCTTGAATGTCAATGATTTAGTAAATGCCGTCCGTCCCAGCTACTTACCTGGTGATAACCTGGATTTAAAGATTCTCAAAGAAGGCAAAGAACCAAGTCAGGGAATCGGCTACCTAGATGACGGCACAATGGTAGTTGTTGAAGAAGGCAGCAGTTACGTAGGTGGTGAACTGCGAGTGGTAGTCACCAGTGCTTTGCAAACTACAGCCGGACGGATGATTTTTGCCAAACCCCAAGCTTCAGCATTGGCGTGA
- a CDS encoding DUF433 domain-containing protein, which produces MTINELTTQLLALNATEKAEAIQILTKTLSNGSQGITKTPGVCGGDACIANTRIPVWLFVSLRRQGTTDAEILKMYPHLSAADLVNVWAYTDAHTDEIETALREQDEAMEQEI; this is translated from the coding sequence ATGACAATTAACGAATTAACAACACAGCTTTTAGCATTAAATGCAACCGAGAAAGCAGAAGCAATACAAATATTGACTAAGACCTTAAGTAACGGTTCACAAGGAATTACCAAAACTCCTGGTGTATGCGGTGGTGATGCTTGTATTGCTAACACCCGAATTCCAGTTTGGCTGTTTGTGAGTTTGCGCCGTCAAGGTACAACTGATGCTGAAATTCTAAAGATGTATCCCCATCTGAGTGCTGCTGACTTAGTGAATGTTTGGGCTTATACTGATGCACACACCGATGAAATTGAAACAGCACTTCGTGAACAAGATGAAGCTATGGAACAAGAAATATAA
- a CDS encoding serine/threonine-protein kinase translates to MICCLNPDCPNPLNPNGKKLCQTCSTPLVSLLRNRFRVIRVLSDEGGFGRTYLSEDTDKLNEHCVIKQLAPKFQGTWSQKKAMELFADEAKRLQELGEHPQIPTLLAYFEQDNCLYLVQQFINGQNLLKELQQRKTYSSGEIKAILLDLLPILKFIHDRGVIHRDIKPENIIRRKGDGRLSLIDFGSSKQLTARVQNKSGTSIGSHGYSPIEQIRDGKAYPASDLFSIGATCFHLITGTSPFQLWMEYGYGWVTNWRQYLRKPLSAELDIVLDKLLRKDIQQRYQSADEVIIDLAQKPTLALPPAGKSSAKIPATQAPYLPIRYTILRALILLSALMLLFGFGESWYQQYRRIYNSLSSRLNHQNNSGNGEAVFGQLPKISLANISLVKTLQGHENSVSSVVISPDGQTIASSGNGTIKLWNLATGKEISSLNGHFQQINVVVISPDGKTLVSGSDDNTIKIWNLATGRQIRTLTGHSDAVHALVITPDGKTLVSGSDDSTIKIWNLATGRQIRTLMGHTFWVRSVAISSDGATLASGSYDKTIKLWNMSKGYSILTLGENSQTVTSVVISPDGKILASASRDRTIKLWNLATGDLMRTLAGHTNTVTSVAISPDGKILASASRDRTIKLWNLATGEEILTLAGHTNTVTSVAFSPDGKTLVSGSEDNTIKIWRISD, encoded by the coding sequence ATGATCTGCTGCTTAAATCCCGATTGCCCAAATCCTCTAAATCCCAATGGAAAAAAACTTTGTCAAACTTGTAGCACGCCATTAGTGTCACTTTTGAGAAATCGCTTCCGTGTCATCCGAGTACTTTCAGATGAAGGGGGATTTGGGAGAACTTATCTATCAGAAGATACAGATAAATTAAATGAACATTGTGTCATCAAACAATTAGCCCCAAAATTTCAAGGAACTTGGTCGCAAAAAAAGGCGATGGAGTTATTTGCCGATGAAGCTAAGCGACTACAAGAACTCGGAGAACATCCACAAATTCCGACTTTATTGGCTTACTTTGAGCAAGATAACTGTCTGTATTTGGTGCAACAGTTTATCAATGGGCAGAATTTATTAAAGGAGTTACAGCAACGGAAGACTTACAGTTCTGGCGAAATTAAAGCAATCTTGTTAGATTTATTACCTATTCTCAAGTTTATTCATGATCGCGGCGTCATTCATCGGGACATCAAACCAGAAAATATTATCCGGCGTAAGGGTGACGGCAGATTGAGTTTGATTGATTTTGGCTCATCAAAGCAATTAACAGCCAGAGTTCAAAATAAAAGTGGTACATCAATTGGTTCACATGGATATTCTCCAATTGAACAAATTAGAGATGGCAAAGCTTACCCTGCTAGTGATTTATTTAGTATTGGGGCTACCTGTTTTCATCTGATAACAGGTACTTCTCCCTTTCAATTGTGGATGGAATATGGTTATGGCTGGGTAACAAATTGGCGGCAATATTTACGAAAACCGCTAAGTGCTGAATTAGACATTGTTCTCGACAAACTTTTACGAAAAGACATCCAGCAACGCTATCAATCAGCCGATGAAGTAATTATAGACTTGGCTCAAAAACCAACATTGGCACTTCCTCCAGCCGGGAAGTCATCTGCGAAAATTCCAGCAACTCAGGCTCCATATTTACCAATAAGATACACCATACTGAGAGCTTTAATTTTGCTAAGTGCTTTGATGCTGTTGTTTGGTTTTGGAGAATCTTGGTATCAGCAATATCGCCGCATTTACAACAGTTTGTCCTCTAGATTGAATCATCAGAATAATTCAGGTAATGGTGAGGCAGTTTTTGGTCAATTGCCAAAGATTAGCTTGGCAAATATTTCTTTAGTTAAAACTCTTCAAGGGCATGAAAACTCTGTTTCATCTGTTGTCATTAGCCCTGATGGACAGACAATTGCTAGTAGTGGCAATGGCACAATCAAACTCTGGAATCTAGCAACAGGAAAGGAAATTTCTTCACTGAATGGGCATTTTCAACAGATAAATGTTGTGGTGATTAGCCCAGATGGTAAAACGCTGGTTAGTGGTAGCGATGACAACACTATCAAAATTTGGAATTTGGCAACGGGAAGGCAAATTCGCACACTAACAGGGCATTCCGATGCAGTTCATGCCCTTGTGATCACGCCAGATGGTAAAACGCTGGTTAGTGGTAGTGATGACAGCACAATCAAAATCTGGAATCTAGCAACAGGGCGGCAAATTCGCACATTAATGGGTCATACCTTTTGGGTGCGGTCAGTTGCTATCAGCTCAGATGGTGCGACCCTTGCCAGCGGTAGTTACGACAAGACTATCAAACTCTGGAATATGTCCAAGGGATATTCAATCCTGACTTTAGGGGAAAATTCTCAAACAGTTACATCTGTGGTTATTAGCCCAGATGGCAAGATTTTGGCTAGTGCTAGTCGCGATCGCACAATTAAACTTTGGAATCTCGCAACTGGAGATTTAATGCGGACACTAGCAGGTCATACCAACACCGTAACATCTGTAGCAATTAGCCCAGATGGTAAGATTTTGGCTAGTGCTAGTCGCGATCGCACAATCAAACTTTGGAATTTAGCGACTGGTGAGGAAATTCTGACATTAGCAGGACATACCAACACGGTGACATCCGTCGCTTTTAGTCCTGATGGTAAGACCCTTGTCAGTGGCAGTGAAGACAATACTATCAAGATTTGGCGGATTTCTGATTAA
- a CDS encoding serine/threonine-protein kinase: protein MNRFSVQITNVDGLTSQQTQLSQLCGSKQLFRDRYQILGILGRGGFGITFLAKNALLPGNPLCVIKQLCPKASNPQSWQRACDRFEKEAKALGKLGSHSQIPMLLDYFTQNGEFYLVQEYVRGSTLAQEVRRIGPKNEAAIKKFLQELLPVLQYLHKHRVIHRDIKPQNLLCCEDDQRVVLIDFGAVKEELVEACENSINKTPTTNFVGTMGFAPPEQFSLRPVYASDIYALGMTCIYLLTGKGPLEFDYDPNTGEICWQKQVDISDNFAQVLGKMVKIPLAERFKTADDVIKALDQEKYLPNLSNCLATQKLKSKSITQEANQQVYVPPVARTASAIRAWKAKLKETKSLS, encoded by the coding sequence ATGAACCGCTTTTCTGTGCAAATAACGAATGTTGACGGGCTAACTTCACAGCAGACTCAACTTAGTCAGTTGTGCGGTTCTAAGCAGCTATTTCGCGATCGCTATCAAATATTGGGGATTTTAGGTAGAGGTGGTTTTGGCATCACATTTTTAGCCAAGAATGCTTTACTACCAGGAAATCCTCTTTGTGTAATTAAACAACTTTGCCCGAAGGCAAGTAATCCTCAAAGTTGGCAAAGAGCCTGCGATCGTTTTGAGAAAGAAGCAAAAGCTTTGGGTAAACTCGGTAGCCACTCGCAAATTCCCATGCTCTTAGACTACTTTACACAAAATGGAGAATTTTATTTAGTTCAAGAGTACGTGCGTGGTTCAACTCTTGCACAAGAAGTGCGGCGAATCGGCCCTAAAAATGAAGCTGCTATTAAAAAGTTTTTACAAGAATTACTACCAGTATTGCAGTATCTTCATAAACATCGTGTGATTCATCGCGATATTAAACCCCAAAACTTGTTGTGTTGCGAAGATGATCAACGCGTAGTCCTAATCGATTTTGGTGCAGTGAAAGAGGAATTAGTTGAGGCTTGCGAAAACTCAATTAATAAAACTCCAACCACTAATTTCGTCGGAACTATGGGATTTGCGCCACCAGAACAGTTTTCTCTACGTCCAGTTTATGCAAGTGATATTTATGCACTGGGTATGACTTGTATTTATTTGTTGACTGGTAAAGGGCCTTTAGAATTTGACTATGACCCAAATACTGGTGAGATATGTTGGCAAAAACAGGTGGATATCAGTGATAATTTCGCCCAGGTTTTGGGCAAAATGGTGAAAATCCCTTTAGCTGAACGATTTAAGACTGCTGATGATGTCATAAAAGCTTTAGATCAGGAAAAGTATCTACCTAATTTGAGTAACTGTTTAGCCACCCAAAAACTGAAAAGTAAAAGCATTACACAAGAAGCAAATCAGCAAGTATACGTGCCACCTGTAGCAAGAACTGCTAGCGCTATTCGAGCATGGAAAGCAAAATTAAAAGAAACAAAATCGCTTAGTTAA